TTCGACATAGGCCGACATGACGGCGGAGCCAGATCCTTCCTGTTCCAGGTCAGCCAGCTGCAAAGTATCCATCTAGGATAGTAGACGCACGTGTAGAAGGGCCTGTCGCTCTTCTCTACCAAGGTGTGTATAGGCATCGCTGAGGACAAAACGGATGGCCGCGAAGAAATTACTTTTGCCGGAACCATTGCGACCAACGATTACATTGTGTTTGGGCGAGAAGGGCTCGATGATCGTTTGGTCCTTGTAGCTAAGGGACGCTCAATATCAGTGAAAGCTCAAACTAAGAAGGATAATGCGCACTCACCTCTTAAAGCCCTGGATAATAATTTGCTTAACGTACATCTCGACGAGGCACGCGACGCGAAATCGACACTTGTAACCACCAAAGCATCACGCGATGGTGCGCGATCAGAAAAAGGCCTACTCGTGAACGCTTAACAGTGCACGCTATAGGTGATAGCGCAAGCCGTGAGTTGATACTTTCTGGCCTTGGAGAAGAACCTACTTACGGTACGCGCTACGCGTTGAAGGCGGCGAGTCCTCAGGCCGCGGGGTTCTGCCGAGCGGTGAGTGCCCATAAGGTCCGCACTCGAAAAAAATCGTCGCAGCAACAATCTTTCTTTGCGCTTTTCGCCGATTGTCATTTGAACTTATCGCGGAATTCGGAAAGATGACGTCCGCCCAATCGACAGCAGGACCAGCCGATGGTCTGGCGCCCTCCCACACCTATGTCCCCAATCAGGGCTACATGAATGCCGATGGCAGTGGCCCCGCGCTGGCGGGGCAAGATCCGGAACAACTTGAGGAAGGcgaagaggacgacgagTATTACGATGACATTTTCGAGGAGGGGATGAACGAAGACGAATTTACATCGTCGAACACAGGCGACCTGACGAAGGGCTACAACCGACAGCGCAGAGTGAACGAACTCGCCGCAGACCCTAATGCGCCGAAATGGACGTACCCCAAGACCAACACGCAGAAGCCCACGGTGAACACATATGCCTCCGTCGATGATCAGATTAACACCTTGACTCGCCATACTGGGAAGATTAAACTGGATGATATACAATCGGGGATGGCGGTTCGTGGTGACCGTGGCGGCGACAGAGCCGACAGAGCCACATCGGAGCAGGTGCTGGACCCGCGCACACGGATGATTCTTCTCCAGATGATTAACCGGAACATCGTCTCAGAGATTCACGGCTGCTTATCGACGGGTAAAGAAGCCAACGTCTACCATTCCATCTTCCATCCAGAGaccgacgaagacgaagagccCCCTACCATCCACCGCGCAATCAAAGTCTACAAAACCAGCATTCTTGTCTTCAAGGACAGAGACAAGTACGTCACCGGTGAATTCCGCTTCCGCTCTGGCTACAACAAGAGCAACAACCGGTCAATGGTGAAGGTCTGGGCGGAGAAGGAAATGCGCAACCTCCGCCGTATCTACAGCGCTGGCATCCCATCCCCAGAACCAATCCACCTCCGCCTTCACGTCCTCGTCATGGGTTTTGTCGGTACCTCTAAGGGCCGACCCGCACCGCGCCTTAAGGACGTTGAATTCGATGTCCCCGAGCCGGAGACACGCTGGCGCACACACTACATGGAGTTGCTGGGCTACATGCGCGTGATGTACCAGACCTGCCACTTGGTTCACGCCGATCTGAGCGAGTATAACATCCTCTACCACAAGGAGAAGCTCTATATCATCGACGTCAGCCAATCGGTTGAACACGACCACCCGCGCAGCTTGGAATTCCTGCGCATGGATATCAAGAACGTCAGCGACTTCTTCCGCAGGAAGGGTGTCGACCCGCTACCGGAACAAAGTGTCTTCaaattcatcatctccccCGAAGGTCCTACGACAATCACAGACTCGAACGAGATGTTCGACGCGATTGAGAAGCTCTTCGAAGCCCGCAATAACCGGGCAGACCAAGACGAGCGAACCGCTGAAGCCGAAGTTGACACCGCTGTCTTCCGCCAACAATATATCCCGCAAACTC
This sequence is a window from Aspergillus chevalieri M1 DNA, chromosome 5, nearly complete sequence. Protein-coding genes within it:
- the RIO1 gene encoding serine/threonine-protein kinase RIO1 (COG:D,T;~EggNog:ENOG410PG2F;~InterPro:IPR018935,IPR000687,IPR011009,IPR017407;~PFAM:PF01163;~go_function: GO:0004674 - protein serine/threonine kinase activity [Evidence IEA];~go_function: GO:0005524 - ATP binding [Evidence IEA]), encoding MTSAQSTAGPADGLAPSHTYVPNQGYMNADGSGPALAGQDPEQLEEGEEDDEYYDDIFEEGMNEDEFTSSNTGDLTKGYNRQRRVNELAADPNAPKWTYPKTNTQKPTVNTYASVDDQINTLTRHTGKIKLDDIQSGMAVRGDRGGDRADRATSEQVLDPRTRMILLQMINRNIVSEIHGCLSTGKEANVYHSIFHPETDEDEEPPTIHRAIKVYKTSILVFKDRDKYVTGEFRFRSGYNKSNNRSMVKVWAEKEMRNLRRIYSAGIPSPEPIHLRLHVLVMGFVGTSKGRPAPRLKDVEFDVPEPETRWRTHYMELLGYMRVMYQTCHLVHADLSEYNILYHKEKLYIIDVSQSVEHDHPRSLEFLRMDIKNVSDFFRRKGVDPLPEQSVFKFIISPEGPTTITDSNEMFDAIEKLFEARNNRADQDERTAEAEVDTAVFRQQYIPQTLEQVYDIERDIEKVRAGEGSDLVYHDLLAKHRPNEDEDQSDSESEGGVSMSGGSDAETGDENEEEDDKKPRGKRFLDKDTKREHKQKVKEEKRAQREKKMPKHMKKRMVASSSRKKK